A part of Populus alba chromosome 8, ASM523922v2, whole genome shotgun sequence genomic DNA contains:
- the LOC118057806 gene encoding uncharacterized protein isoform X1, which yields MCADQLEHIFYEGNAPLSPSPTMDLLQNYDELDEHGQNPNSSPDSSSPPRLLPSKSAAPKVDDTMLALTVANQTLSKPIDPVQHVVAFNPTYDQLWAPVLGPAHPYAKDGIAQGMRNHKLGFVENAAIDSFVFDEQYNTFHKYGYAADPSASSGNNYVGDLDTLEKTNGISVYNIPQHEQKKRKIEKKREVTEEEGNGDDVMDQEEVDNPATDAWLMKNRKSPWAGKKEGLQTELSEEQQKYAEEHARKKAEKAGGEKGEVVADKTTFHGKEERDYQGRSWLAPPKDAKASNDHCYIPKRLVHTWSGHTKGVSAIRFFPKYGHLILSAGMDTKVKIWDVFNSGKCMRTYMGHSKAVRDISFCNDGTKFLTASYDKNIKYWDTETGQVISTFSTGKIPYVVKLNPDDDKQNILLAGMSDKKIVQWDMNSGQITQEYDQHLGAVNTITFVDNNRRFVTSSDDKSLRVWEFGIPVVIKYISEPHMHSMPAISLHPNSNWLAAQSLDNQILIYSTRERFQLNKKKRFAGHIVAGYACQVNFSPDGRFVMSGDGEGKCWFWDWKSCKVFRTLKCHEGVCIGCEWHPLEQSKVATCGWDGLIKYWD from the exons ATGTGTGCGGATCAGCTAGAGCACATATTTTATGAAGGGAACGCACCCCTCTCTCCATCCCCAACGATGGATCTTCTCCAAAACTACGACGAATTGGACGAACATGGCCAAAACCCTAATTCCTCTCCAGATTCATCATCCCCTCCGCGCCTCCTCCCTTCCAAATCCGCCGCTCCCAAAGTGGACGACACCATGCTAGCCCTAACAGTAGCCAATCAGACCCTCTCTAAACCTATTGACCCCGTTCAGCACGTCGTCGCCTTCAACCCTACGTACGACCAGCTATGGGCTCCGGTTCTAGGCCCCGCCCATCCCTACGCCAAGGACGGAATTGCCCAGGGCATGCGCAACCACAAGCTCGGCTTCGTCGAGAACGCTGCCATCGACTCCTTCGTCTTCGACGAGCAGTACAACACTTTCCACAAGTATGGCTACGCGGCGGACCCGTCCGCCTCCTCAGGTAATAATTATGTTGGTGATTTGGATACTTTAGAGAAAACTAATGGAATTTCTGTTTATAACATTCCGCAACATGAACAAAAGAAGCggaaaattgagaagaaaagggaagtAACCGAGGAAGAGGGTAATGGTGATGATGTAATGGATCAGGAGGAGGTCGATAATCCGGCCACGGATGCGTGGTTGATGAAGAATAGGAAGAGCCCTTGGGCCGGTAAAAAGGAGGGATTACAAACTGAGTTGTCTGAAGAGCAGCAAAAATATGCGGAGGAGCACGCGAGAAAGAAGGCAGAGAAAGCTGGCGGTGAGAAAGGTGAGGTTGTGGCTGATAAGACTACTTTCCATGGTAAAGAAGAGAGGGATTATCAAGGGAGGTCGTGGCTTGCGCCACCTAAAGATGCTAAAGCAAGTAATGATCATTGCTATATACCTAAGAGGTTGGTGCATACATGGAGTGGGCATACTAAAGGAGTCTCTGCTATAAGGTTTTTCCCTAAATATGGGCACTTGATACTTTCTGCGGGTATGGATACAAAGGTGAAGATATGGGATGTGTTTAATTCGGGCAAGTGTATGAGAACTTACATGGGTCATTCTAAGGCTGTTAGGgatatttcattttgtaatgatgGCACTAAGTTTTTGACTGCTAGTTATGATAAGAATATTAAGTACTGGGATACAGAGACTGGCCAGGTTATATCTACGTTTTCAACTGGGAAGATTCCGTATGTTGTTAAGCTCAATCCTGATGATGATAAGCAGAATATATTGTTGGCGGGCATGAGTGATAAGAAGATTGTGCAGTGGGATATGAACTCAGGGCAGATTACTCAGGAGTATGACCAGCATTTGGGGGCAGTGAATACCATCACTTTTGTGGATAATAATAGGAGATTTGTTACTTCAAGTGATGATAAATCACTCCGTGTATGGGAATTTGGGATCCCTGTTGTTATAAAGTACATCAGTGAGCCTCACATGCATTCTATGCCGGCGATCTCTCTTCATCCCAATTCGAATTGGCTTGCTGCGCAGAGTTTGGATAACCAGATCCTTATCTATAGTACCAGGGAAAGATTTCAGTTGAATAAGAAGAAGAGGTTCGCTGGGCACATTGTAGCTGGTTATGCTTGTCAAGTCAATTTCTCACCAGATGGACGATTTGTTATGTCAGGAGATGGTGAGGGTAAATGCTGGTTTTGGGACTGGAAGAGTTGTAAGGTTTTCAGGACCCTCAAATGTCACGAGGGAGTATGCATTGGGTGTGAGTGGCATCCACTAGAGCAAAGTAAAGTGGCAACTTGTGGCTGGGATGGCTTGATTAAATACTG GGACTAG
- the LOC118057806 gene encoding uncharacterized protein isoform X2 — translation MCADQLEHIFYEGNAPLSPSPTMDLLQNYDELDEHGQNPNSSPDSSSPPRLLPSKSAAPKVDDTMLALTVANQTLSKPIDPVQHVVAFNPTYDQLWAPVLGPAHPYAKDGIAQGMRNHKLGFVENAAIDSFVFDEQYNTFHKYGYAADPSASSGNNYVGDLDTLEKTNGISVYNIPQHEQKKRKIEKKREVTEEEGNGDDVMDQEEVDNPATDAWLMKNRKSPWAGKKEGLQTELSEEQQKYAEEHARKKAEKAGGEKGEVVADKTTFHGKEERDYQGRSWLAPPKDAKASNDHCYIPKRLVHTWSGHTKGVSAIRFFPKYGHLILSAGMDTKVKIWDVFNSGKCMRTYMGHSKAVRDISFCNDGTKFLTASYDKNIKYWDTETGQVISTFSTGKIPYVVKLNPDDDKQNILLAGMSDKKIVQWDMNSGQITQEYDQHLGAVNTITFVDNNRRFVTSSDDKSLRVWEFGIPVVIKYISEPHMHSMPAISLHPNSNWLAAQSLDNQILIYSTRERFQLNKKKRFAGHIVAGYACQVNFSPDGRFVMSGDGEGKCWFWDWKSCKVFRTLKCHEGVCIGCEWHPLEQSKVATCGWDGLIKYW, via the coding sequence ATGTGTGCGGATCAGCTAGAGCACATATTTTATGAAGGGAACGCACCCCTCTCTCCATCCCCAACGATGGATCTTCTCCAAAACTACGACGAATTGGACGAACATGGCCAAAACCCTAATTCCTCTCCAGATTCATCATCCCCTCCGCGCCTCCTCCCTTCCAAATCCGCCGCTCCCAAAGTGGACGACACCATGCTAGCCCTAACAGTAGCCAATCAGACCCTCTCTAAACCTATTGACCCCGTTCAGCACGTCGTCGCCTTCAACCCTACGTACGACCAGCTATGGGCTCCGGTTCTAGGCCCCGCCCATCCCTACGCCAAGGACGGAATTGCCCAGGGCATGCGCAACCACAAGCTCGGCTTCGTCGAGAACGCTGCCATCGACTCCTTCGTCTTCGACGAGCAGTACAACACTTTCCACAAGTATGGCTACGCGGCGGACCCGTCCGCCTCCTCAGGTAATAATTATGTTGGTGATTTGGATACTTTAGAGAAAACTAATGGAATTTCTGTTTATAACATTCCGCAACATGAACAAAAGAAGCggaaaattgagaagaaaagggaagtAACCGAGGAAGAGGGTAATGGTGATGATGTAATGGATCAGGAGGAGGTCGATAATCCGGCCACGGATGCGTGGTTGATGAAGAATAGGAAGAGCCCTTGGGCCGGTAAAAAGGAGGGATTACAAACTGAGTTGTCTGAAGAGCAGCAAAAATATGCGGAGGAGCACGCGAGAAAGAAGGCAGAGAAAGCTGGCGGTGAGAAAGGTGAGGTTGTGGCTGATAAGACTACTTTCCATGGTAAAGAAGAGAGGGATTATCAAGGGAGGTCGTGGCTTGCGCCACCTAAAGATGCTAAAGCAAGTAATGATCATTGCTATATACCTAAGAGGTTGGTGCATACATGGAGTGGGCATACTAAAGGAGTCTCTGCTATAAGGTTTTTCCCTAAATATGGGCACTTGATACTTTCTGCGGGTATGGATACAAAGGTGAAGATATGGGATGTGTTTAATTCGGGCAAGTGTATGAGAACTTACATGGGTCATTCTAAGGCTGTTAGGgatatttcattttgtaatgatgGCACTAAGTTTTTGACTGCTAGTTATGATAAGAATATTAAGTACTGGGATACAGAGACTGGCCAGGTTATATCTACGTTTTCAACTGGGAAGATTCCGTATGTTGTTAAGCTCAATCCTGATGATGATAAGCAGAATATATTGTTGGCGGGCATGAGTGATAAGAAGATTGTGCAGTGGGATATGAACTCAGGGCAGATTACTCAGGAGTATGACCAGCATTTGGGGGCAGTGAATACCATCACTTTTGTGGATAATAATAGGAGATTTGTTACTTCAAGTGATGATAAATCACTCCGTGTATGGGAATTTGGGATCCCTGTTGTTATAAAGTACATCAGTGAGCCTCACATGCATTCTATGCCGGCGATCTCTCTTCATCCCAATTCGAATTGGCTTGCTGCGCAGAGTTTGGATAACCAGATCCTTATCTATAGTACCAGGGAAAGATTTCAGTTGAATAAGAAGAAGAGGTTCGCTGGGCACATTGTAGCTGGTTATGCTTGTCAAGTCAATTTCTCACCAGATGGACGATTTGTTATGTCAGGAGATGGTGAGGGTAAATGCTGGTTTTGGGACTGGAAGAGTTGTAAGGTTTTCAGGACCCTCAAATGTCACGAGGGAGTATGCATTGGGTGTGAGTGGCATCCACTAGAGCAAAGTAAAGTGGCAACTTGTGGCTGGGATGGCTTGATTAAATACTGGTAA